The Oceanispirochaeta sp. M1 genome has a window encoding:
- a CDS encoding ABC transporter substrate-binding protein — MKYQRIQLLIPVFMLLTLSLFSKGQRDGAEDKLSQKSETTVNIPQFSILISEIPEETEFFPGRDDPEMMVFYQLFEGLVVENPESCEIETALAEDWEFLEEGQVIRFRLKTVLWSDGTPVTAEDFRTSWLRMLELEEKTAKPFISLFIKDKGSEALRVLSDNTLEIEFNRPYPFALRLLCEPSFFLYPSSFFELENYSPQLLATIPSSSAYTLKPSFSDDKSFLLTKRKNYHENRGPETLKFTECSSEEALSLYTAAKAQWLTSYVFPVQKLSELEYRYDFSAPSGRTSYFYILNRMHSPLGNSGLRRELVEVVDTELLVQDLLRGPQQPAYSLIPGSFYKKEASSLRWPVEPEEEFEAAGKESPLIFIYPVEEGHRKVAEYLIALWYEKSGIPVEGRSMDWLDFLQARDRGEYDIALGGWTAQYNDPHSFLSLFLTGSLFRYPGSGNNDFDKLILEAELLPEGAAREKIQYEAESLLLHRDNEILPLFFTTFPQLLNTREFKGIGKNPSAPQPLKFLHN; from the coding sequence ATGAAATATCAGCGAATACAATTGTTAATTCCGGTTTTTATGCTGCTCACCTTATCTCTTTTCTCAAAGGGGCAGAGAGATGGAGCAGAGGATAAGCTTTCTCAGAAATCTGAAACTACTGTCAATATTCCTCAATTCTCAATCCTTATATCCGAAATACCTGAAGAAACAGAGTTTTTTCCCGGCAGGGATGATCCTGAAATGATGGTGTTTTATCAATTGTTTGAAGGGCTTGTAGTGGAGAACCCGGAGAGCTGTGAGATTGAAACCGCTCTTGCAGAGGACTGGGAGTTTCTTGAGGAGGGGCAGGTTATAAGATTCAGGCTGAAAACAGTACTCTGGAGTGATGGCACTCCTGTCACTGCTGAAGATTTCAGAACTTCATGGCTTAGAATGCTGGAGCTGGAAGAGAAAACAGCTAAACCTTTTATCTCCTTATTTATTAAAGATAAGGGGTCTGAAGCTCTTCGTGTTCTGTCTGATAATACTCTGGAGATTGAGTTCAACAGACCGTACCCCTTCGCTCTCCGCCTGCTTTGTGAACCCTCTTTCTTTCTTTATCCTTCCTCTTTTTTTGAATTAGAAAACTACAGCCCCCAGTTGCTGGCAACAATACCTTCCTCATCGGCATATACTCTTAAGCCTTCCTTTTCTGATGATAAGAGTTTTCTTCTCACAAAACGGAAAAATTATCACGAGAACAGAGGGCCTGAGACCCTGAAATTTACTGAGTGTTCCTCAGAAGAGGCCCTGTCTCTCTATACTGCCGCTAAGGCTCAATGGTTAACATCTTATGTATTCCCTGTGCAGAAACTCTCTGAACTGGAATACAGGTATGATTTTTCGGCTCCCTCAGGGAGGACATCCTATTTTTATATACTGAACAGGATGCACTCTCCCCTGGGTAATTCTGGATTGAGGAGAGAGCTGGTTGAAGTTGTGGATACAGAGCTTCTGGTACAGGATCTGCTCAGGGGGCCGCAGCAGCCAGCCTATTCACTCATTCCAGGCTCTTTTTATAAGAAAGAAGCCAGTTCTCTCAGATGGCCTGTGGAGCCTGAGGAGGAATTTGAAGCTGCAGGGAAGGAGAGTCCCCTGATTTTTATTTATCCGGTAGAAGAGGGGCACCGGAAAGTTGCAGAGTATCTGATAGCTCTCTGGTACGAGAAGAGCGGTATACCAGTCGAGGGCAGGTCTATGGACTGGCTGGATTTTCTCCAGGCAAGAGACCGTGGGGAATATGATATCGCTCTGGGCGGCTGGACTGCTCAGTACAATGATCCCCACAGCTTTCTATCCCTGTTTCTGACAGGGAGTCTTTTCAGATATCCGGGTTCAGGAAATAATGATTTTGATAAATTGATACTTGAAGCAGAGCTTCTCCCTGAGGGGGCTGCCAGGGAAAAGATTCAGTATGAGGCAGAATCTCTTCTGCTCCATAGGGACAATGAGATTCTACCTCTATTTTTTACTACTTTTCCTCAACTGCTGAATACCAGGGAGTTCAAGGGAATCGGTAAGAACCCTTCTGCCCCACAGCCTCTTAAATTCCTTCATAATTGA